A genomic segment from Malaclemys terrapin pileata isolate rMalTer1 chromosome 1, rMalTer1.hap1, whole genome shotgun sequence encodes:
- the LOC128830566 gene encoding killer cell lectin-like receptor subfamily G member 1 translates to MRKKEAIYTNTKCLTPPKQHLNQRPENAEIKDSPAPAPPWKIIAVILGIFCLILLGVSVALAIKHHSCPGCPDQWVRYRDSCYYFSNMKKDWNSSRNFCSAQDSELLVISDTKEKNLFLGIHTEEHWIGLTNLNCSGWAWEDGSTFSDIKVTSNSPVQHCGVLVKGALQASSCAVPFPCICEKSSK, encoded by the exons ATGAGAAAGAAAGAGGCGATCTACACGAATACAAAATGTCTCACTCCTCCTAAGCAGCACTTGAATCAAAGACCTGAAAATGCAGAAATCAAAG attcccctgctccagctcctccctGGAAGATCATTGCAGTGATTCTGGGGATCTTCTGCCTGATATTGTTAGGAGTCTCAGTGGCCTTGGCTATCAAGC ATCATTCCTGTCCGGGATGCCCTGACCAGTGGGTACGATATAGAGACAGCTGTTACTACTTCTCCAACATGAAGAAAGATTGGAATTCTAGCCGGAATTTCTGCTCTGCCCAAGACTCAGAGCTCTTGGTAATCAGTGACACCAAGGAAAAG AACCTGTTCCTGGGGATCCATACAGAAGAACACTGGATTGGATTGACAAATCTCAATTGCTCTGGCTGGGCCTGGGAAGATGGCTCAACATTCAGCGATATAAA GGTCACCTCTAACAGCCCCGTGCAGCACTGTGGTGTCCTGGTGAAGGGGGCCCTCCAGGCCTCCAGCTGTGCAGTTCCTTTCCCATGCATCTGTGAGAAATCCTCCAAGTAA